A region of Tunicatimonas pelagia DNA encodes the following proteins:
- a CDS encoding PRTRC system protein E, which translates to MNTNFFTGWQQLGCLPATTLTITLTEVNGQVVVTLLPKMKVDDATKDQIAPICLKGTYEELNEGFFTALTKPLAQVSGLAVELAQFEASQKKAQTDNAKAKKEKEAKEKNKKKADELLKSAQDLADQKKGNDAISTCQQAVDLVPDYPKANKLLDTLKKQFGIYPQADLFSKKEPSGNPPKAEQPQDDSEQHQQANPKPTGMPATEVPIIEESPAPAVTVPPIENPPSEQESEEQASEPSTQSPLNTPNSYFHF; encoded by the coding sequence ATGAACACCAATTTTTTTACAGGTTGGCAGCAACTCGGCTGCTTACCTGCCACCACGCTAACCATCACCCTGACCGAAGTAAACGGTCAGGTAGTGGTGACCTTGCTGCCCAAGATGAAGGTAGACGATGCTACTAAAGACCAAATTGCCCCTATCTGCTTGAAAGGCACCTACGAAGAACTGAACGAAGGCTTTTTCACCGCACTCACCAAGCCCCTTGCTCAAGTGAGCGGACTGGCAGTAGAACTCGCTCAATTTGAAGCCTCCCAAAAGAAAGCACAAACCGATAACGCTAAAGCCAAGAAAGAAAAGGAAGCCAAAGAGAAGAACAAGAAAAAGGCGGATGAACTGCTCAAATCTGCCCAAGACCTCGCCGATCAAAAGAAAGGCAATGATGCCATTAGTACGTGTCAGCAAGCCGTTGATTTGGTACCAGATTACCCCAAAGCGAACAAGCTTTTAGATACCCTGAAAAAGCAGTTCGGCATCTATCCCCAAGCGGATTTGTTTTCTAAGAAGGAGCCTTCGGGAAACCCACCAAAGGCAGAGCAACCCCAGGATGATAGTGAGCAGCACCAGCAAGCGAACCCGAAGCCCACCGGGATGCCGGCCACCGAGGTGCCGATCATAGAGGAAAGTCCAGCACCAGCAGTAACGGTGCCTCCTATTGAGAACCCTCCAAGTGAACAGGAATCGGAGGAACAGGCATCAGAACCGTCCACCCAAAGTCCGCTGAACACCCCCAATAGTTATTTTCACTTTTAA
- a CDS encoding LexA family protein, with translation MRVQPIIYLPRIITECPVPMYGGQIPAGFPSPAADHQEQPIDLNRELIPHPDSTFLVRASGHSMTGAGIFDGDLLVVDRSLTAKDGYIIIASVYGELTVKRLSIRTERGNKQYVLCAEHPDYPEIYMPLEDSVIWGVVRHTVRDLLNSK, from the coding sequence ATGCGTGTTCAGCCGATCATTTATCTCCCCAGAATTATCACTGAGTGCCCAGTACCCATGTACGGTGGTCAGATACCCGCAGGATTTCCTTCTCCAGCTGCGGATCATCAGGAACAGCCGATCGATCTAAACCGGGAATTGATCCCACATCCTGACAGCACATTTTTAGTCCGTGCGTCCGGCCATAGCATGACCGGGGCAGGGATCTTTGATGGGGATTTGCTCGTCGTCGATCGTAGTCTCACTGCTAAGGACGGGTACATTATCATTGCTTCAGTGTATGGCGAGCTAACTGTTAAGCGGTTAAGCATTCGAACGGAGCGAGGAAATAAGCAGTATGTGCTTTGCGCCGAACATCCGGATTATCCTGAAATATATATGCCTTTAGAAGATAGTGTCATCTGGGGAGTTGTTCGGCATACGGTACGCGACCTTCTAAACAGTAAATAG
- a CDS encoding PRTRC system protein C, with the protein METIQITREFKFNGIVLPDISEVMSPEQVMDFYSSQYPELTNAQVQRLGIQDDKQKFEFKTKVGIKG; encoded by the coding sequence ATGGAAACCATACAAATCACCCGCGAATTTAAGTTCAACGGCATCGTCTTACCCGATATTTCGGAAGTCATGAGTCCTGAGCAGGTCATGGACTTTTATAGTAGCCAATACCCCGAACTTACGAATGCTCAGGTTCAACGCCTGGGCATTCAGGACGACAAGCAGAAGTTTGAGTTCAAAACCAAAGTGGGAATAAAAGGATGA
- a CDS encoding PRTRC system ThiF family protein: MIHFLPQCLQENREPISVALIGAGGTGSQLLTHLARIHLSLQALGRQGLRVIVYDPDTVTEANIARQLFSFQDEGGNKAVTLVSRINRFFGSDWLAVPAKFHRGNAERCNVYLTCVDSVKARKQCYSVMKKLVTNYESSHQSFYWLDTGNMRDFGQVVLSSLTKITQPDSQYETLSRLPNVLQLFPGMVEEADLDNEPSCSLAEAIGKQDLFINTAIAMQAGQLLWQLLKEGYTTSQGSFVNLKTGKTNALPLRSAKLRPTKTLLAKAS, from the coding sequence ATGATACACTTTTTGCCCCAGTGCCTACAAGAAAACAGAGAGCCTATTTCCGTTGCCCTCATTGGGGCAGGAGGGACGGGTTCCCAACTACTTACCCACCTTGCCCGGATTCACCTGAGCCTCCAGGCATTGGGGCGACAGGGACTACGGGTGATTGTCTATGACCCGGATACAGTGACCGAAGCCAATATTGCACGGCAACTGTTCTCCTTTCAAGATGAGGGAGGGAATAAAGCCGTTACCTTAGTAAGCCGGATTAATCGTTTTTTTGGATCGGATTGGCTAGCTGTTCCGGCGAAATTCCATCGTGGGAATGCTGAACGGTGTAACGTGTATTTAACGTGCGTAGATTCGGTAAAAGCCCGTAAGCAGTGCTATTCAGTGATGAAAAAGCTGGTGACGAACTACGAGTCAAGCCACCAATCATTTTATTGGCTAGACACCGGAAATATGCGTGATTTTGGTCAGGTGGTGCTATCTTCATTGACGAAGATCACTCAGCCCGATTCTCAGTACGAAACCCTGAGTAGGTTACCGAATGTGTTGCAATTGTTTCCGGGGATGGTTGAAGAGGCTGACTTAGATAATGAGCCTTCCTGTTCGTTAGCGGAAGCCATTGGTAAGCAGGATTTGTTTATCAATACCGCGATTGCTATGCAAGCGGGGCAACTACTATGGCAGTTACTCAAAGAAGGCTATACAACCTCTCAGGGTAGCTTTGTAAACCTGAAAACGGGAAAAACCAATGCCCTTCCGCTCCGATCAGCGAAGCTCAGACCCACAAAGACACTGCTGGCAAAGGCTTCGTGA
- a CDS encoding Y-family DNA polymerase, giving the protein MIGLLDSNNFYVSCERVFNPKLERQPVVVLSNGDGCVVARSNEAKALGIPMGVPVFQIKHLLRHEKVKVFSSNYALYGDLSARITNVVRQDIADVEVYSIDEQFLDFSTTRHPQSADQLGVNIRKKVKQCTGVPTSLGIAKTKTLAKVANHIAKKSLVHEGVYVLDREQIIEEFLSLTPVADLWGIGRRYAKKLSSFGIHTALDLYDCKEAFVKKHMTIVGLRLWYELHGVSCLPLEMVSKPKKNICTSRTFGKAQMNLSAIKEAVANHASSCAEKLRGEGSVANYIQVFLATSRHRPGEQYSNSFTWTLPVASSDSRELVHYASQALDRIFRKGYQYSKCGVIVSGLVPRDARQLGLFSDGNSSGYHDISQPIRSGQSGQVQRDSLQEDVRLMEVVDMINHRYGRGKIQLGASMTTVETRGWQMQQNRLSPRYTTCFSEIPIAKCS; this is encoded by the coding sequence ATGATCGGTTTGCTAGATTCCAACAACTTTTACGTTTCCTGCGAGCGGGTCTTCAATCCGAAGCTTGAGCGACAACCAGTGGTTGTACTCTCTAATGGAGATGGCTGCGTAGTGGCTAGAAGTAATGAAGCTAAAGCCCTCGGAATTCCGATGGGGGTGCCGGTATTTCAAATTAAGCACTTGTTGAGGCATGAAAAAGTGAAAGTGTTTTCTTCAAATTATGCGCTTTATGGTGACCTTTCGGCTCGAATTACTAATGTCGTCCGACAGGATATTGCCGATGTGGAGGTTTACTCTATCGATGAACAGTTCCTAGATTTTTCCACAACCCGGCACCCTCAGTCGGCCGATCAGTTAGGGGTTAATATTCGGAAAAAGGTCAAACAGTGTACGGGCGTTCCTACGAGCCTAGGCATTGCCAAAACTAAAACATTAGCAAAAGTAGCTAACCACATTGCTAAAAAAAGCTTGGTGCACGAAGGGGTATACGTATTGGACCGAGAGCAGATCATTGAGGAATTTCTTTCCCTTACGCCGGTAGCAGACCTTTGGGGGATCGGACGCCGGTATGCCAAGAAGCTTAGCTCCTTTGGCATTCATACGGCGTTAGATCTCTATGATTGTAAAGAGGCTTTCGTAAAGAAGCATATGACCATTGTAGGCCTCCGATTATGGTACGAGCTGCACGGGGTATCCTGCTTGCCCCTGGAGATGGTCAGCAAACCCAAGAAAAACATTTGTACCAGTCGTACCTTCGGGAAGGCGCAGATGAACCTATCAGCGATCAAAGAAGCGGTAGCCAACCATGCTTCCTCATGTGCAGAAAAACTCCGAGGGGAAGGGAGTGTAGCCAATTACATTCAAGTATTTTTAGCCACCAGTAGGCATCGGCCAGGTGAGCAGTACAGTAATAGTTTCACTTGGACACTACCGGTGGCCAGCAGTGATAGCCGTGAACTTGTCCACTATGCTTCCCAGGCGCTGGATCGGATTTTCCGGAAGGGGTACCAGTACAGCAAGTGCGGGGTAATCGTCAGTGGGCTAGTCCCGAGGGATGCCCGCCAGCTAGGACTGTTTAGTGATGGCAATTCATCAGGTTATCATGATATTTCTCAACCTATTCGTAGTGGCCAGTCTGGCCAGGTCCAACGGGATTCATTGCAAGAGGACGTCAGACTTATGGAGGTAGTCGATATGATCAATCATCGGTACGGACGAGGAAAGATACAACTTGGGGCGTCAATGACAACCGTAGAGACGAGGGGGTGGCAGATGCAACAGAATCGTTTGTCACCTCGCTATACAACCTGTTTTAGCGAAATTCCTATTGCCAAGTGCTCGTGA
- a CDS encoding response regulator: MNTKKCLVVDDMPSLVNLIKAYIENHPQLEVILATVKSEEAVNFIEQYPDKIDLIFTDLDMPGYSGLDILQRIEGSSIKAFLITGSTITEDDITSSALIQLIYKPISPTAFNKAIDNYLTSHPN, from the coding sequence ATGAATACGAAAAAGTGCTTAGTAGTCGATGATATGCCTAGTCTGGTTAATCTGATAAAAGCCTATATAGAAAATCACCCTCAGCTGGAGGTCATCCTAGCAACAGTTAAGTCTGAAGAAGCGGTGAATTTTATTGAGCAGTATCCCGACAAGATTGATCTGATTTTCACGGATTTGGATATGCCGGGCTACTCGGGCTTAGATATTCTACAGAGAATAGAAGGCTCATCAATCAAAGCGTTCCTAATTACCGGATCAACTATCACTGAAGACGATATTACGTCTTCAGCTCTTATCCAACTAATATACAAGCCAATCTCACCTACGGCTTTTAACAAGGCGATAGACAATTATCTTACCTCTCATCCTAACTAG